A section of the Mesorhizobium loti genome encodes:
- a CDS encoding GNAT family N-acetyltransferase, giving the protein MVAEAEDSEDESYAIDCPVLVTERLVMRAPREEDIAQLVELADNRHVAEMLARMPHPYGEDEARAFLAMTRSRRAGIAYALTLAGTDTFVGCAGLNTTDRGLELGYWIGEPYWKRGYATEAAHALVDLAFQKTSIQVLHASTRVINPASRRVIHKCGFQYAGQGMLNSIVAGQVPVERYRLDRKTWTSLRNWVHF; this is encoded by the coding sequence ATGGTTGCCGAAGCGGAAGACAGTGAAGACGAAAGTTACGCGATAGACTGCCCGGTGCTGGTCACCGAGCGGCTGGTGATGCGGGCGCCGCGCGAAGAGGACATCGCGCAACTGGTCGAGCTTGCCGACAACCGTCATGTCGCCGAAATGCTGGCGCGCATGCCGCACCCCTATGGCGAGGACGAGGCGCGCGCCTTCCTCGCCATGACCAGGTCGCGCCGGGCCGGCATTGCCTATGCCCTGACGCTGGCCGGCACCGACACTTTCGTCGGCTGCGCGGGCTTGAACACCACCGATCGCGGGCTGGAACTCGGCTACTGGATCGGCGAACCCTACTGGAAGCGGGGCTATGCCACCGAGGCCGCCCACGCGCTGGTCGACCTCGCCTTCCAGAAGACCTCGATCCAGGTGCTGCATGCCTCGACGCGGGTCATCAATCCGGCCTCGCGTCGGGTGATCCACAAGTGCGGTTTCCAGTATGCCGGCCAGGGCATGCTGAACTCGATCGTCGCCGGCCAGGTGCCGGTCGAGCGCTACAGGCTGGACCGCAAGACATGGACGAGCCTGCGCAACTGGGTACACTTTTGA
- a CDS encoding LysR family transcriptional regulator: MIGSLSLDQLRILVTIADAGSFSAAGRQLRRAQSAISQSVATLEAAQGVQLFDRSTHRPRLTETGRVLVDQARLVLSSAARFEAVATGARGGVEPELALAIDPLVPTAPLIESLRALHQAYPHLPISFSTEGLGGALRRLRSGDVALAFCLLLPVVPEDVVALPLLRMALTPVVSADHPLAALGRPATRNDLERHIQLVLSDPVDREANNYGLASATRWRFVDLGRRLDFLLAGFGWCRMPEHLIADHLAASVLVRLELAEDARDPANALTIYAARMADHEPGPAGRWLLNDLQVRLSL; this comes from the coding sequence ATGATCGGCAGTCTCAGCCTCGACCAGTTGCGCATCCTGGTGACCATTGCTGATGCCGGCAGCTTTTCGGCGGCCGGGCGGCAATTGCGCCGCGCGCAATCGGCAATCAGCCAATCGGTGGCGACATTGGAAGCCGCGCAGGGCGTCCAGCTCTTTGACCGCAGCACACATCGCCCCCGTCTGACTGAAACGGGCCGGGTTCTGGTCGATCAGGCCCGGCTGGTGCTTTCGAGCGCGGCACGCTTCGAGGCCGTCGCGACCGGGGCGCGAGGCGGGGTCGAGCCCGAGCTTGCCCTAGCCATAGATCCGCTGGTGCCCACCGCCCCGCTTATCGAAAGCCTGCGCGCGTTGCACCAGGCCTATCCGCATCTTCCCATAAGCTTCTCGACCGAGGGCCTGGGCGGGGCGCTGCGTCGTTTGCGCAGCGGCGACGTCGCACTGGCCTTCTGCCTGCTGCTGCCGGTGGTGCCCGAGGACGTCGTGGCATTGCCGCTGCTGCGCATGGCGCTGACGCCTGTGGTCAGCGCCGATCACCCATTGGCAGCGCTTGGTCGTCCGGCAACCCGCAACGACCTGGAGCGCCATATCCAGCTCGTCCTGTCCGACCCGGTCGATCGGGAAGCGAACAATTACGGCCTGGCCAGCGCCACGCGGTGGCGCTTTGTCGACCTCGGCCGCAGGCTGGATTTCCTGCTGGCCGGCTTCGGCTGGTGCCGGATGCCGGAGCATCTGATTGCCGATCATCTCGCAGCCAGCGTTCTAGTTCGGCTCGAGCTGGCCGAAGATGCCCGTGACCCGGCAAACGCCCTGACCATCTACGCCGCTCGCATGGCGGACCATGAACCTGGCCCGGCCGGCCGGTGGCTCCTTAACGACCTGCAGGTCCGGCTGTCGCTCTGA
- the choX gene encoding choline ABC transporter substrate-binding protein produces the protein MRTRLVLALLSALVASPVMAADASQCRKVRMADLGWTDIALTNTTAEVILDALGYDATQTLLGLGVAYSALKENDMDVFLGNWRPVQDEEYKSYFDEGSVEVLGVNLEGAKYTLAVPQYVADQGIKSFDDLASHADKFGRKIYGIEAGSNKPLLDMVAANRHGMGDWQIIESSEAAMLTQVSNSVADKSWVVFLGWEPHPMNLDYKISYLSGGDVEFGPNFGGATVRTIARKGFSAECPNAAKLFANLVFDLDYENHGMRMILGEGKSADEAAREMIKRNPDKLAKWLDGVSTLGGQPAVPAVKSALGL, from the coding sequence ATGCGCACGAGACTCGTTCTGGCCTTGCTTTCGGCGCTCGTCGCCTCGCCGGTCATGGCCGCCGACGCATCGCAATGTCGGAAGGTCCGCATGGCGGATCTGGGCTGGACCGACATCGCCCTGACCAACACCACCGCCGAGGTCATCCTCGATGCCTTGGGATATGACGCCACTCAAACCTTGCTCGGCCTCGGGGTCGCCTATTCGGCGCTGAAGGAAAACGACATGGATGTCTTCCTGGGCAATTGGAGGCCGGTCCAGGACGAGGAATACAAATCCTACTTCGACGAGGGATCGGTCGAAGTGCTGGGCGTCAACCTGGAGGGTGCCAAGTACACGCTGGCCGTACCGCAATATGTCGCGGACCAGGGGATCAAAAGCTTCGACGATCTTGCTTCCCATGCCGACAAGTTCGGCCGCAAGATTTACGGAATCGAGGCAGGCTCGAACAAGCCGCTGCTCGACATGGTGGCCGCCAACCGGCACGGGATGGGCGATTGGCAGATTATCGAATCCAGCGAGGCAGCAATGCTGACGCAGGTCTCGAATTCCGTGGCGGACAAGAGCTGGGTCGTCTTCCTTGGCTGGGAACCGCATCCGATGAATCTCGATTACAAGATAAGCTATTTGTCGGGCGGGGACGTCGAGTTCGGACCGAATTTCGGCGGCGCCACGGTGCGCACCATCGCTCGCAAGGGATTCTCGGCGGAATGCCCCAACGCGGCCAAACTGTTCGCCAATCTGGTATTCGATCTCGACTACGAGAACCACGGCATGCGGATGATCCTGGGGGAGGGCAAATCCGCCGACGAAGCCGCCCGCGAGATGATCAAGCGCAATCCGGACAAGCTCGCCAAATGGCTGGACGGCGTCTCGACCCTTGGCGGCCAGCCAGCCGTGCCGGCCGTGAAAAGCGCTCTCGGCCTTTAG
- a CDS encoding FMN-dependent NADH-azoreductase, whose protein sequence is MPNLLVVETSARGEASISRQLTKRLVANWLEVHPDGAVVRRDLAVDALPHVTMPWLSAYFTSPHAHTSDMAEQLRLSDALVAELLAADELVIATPVYNYNIPASLKAWIDHIVRKGVTLGFDGKGLLIGKRATVVLASGGIYGEASPINHLNFAPRYLKAILNVLGITDVRIIHGEGAKAVDMGEATMDTFIDAVVPKLNRAAAA, encoded by the coding sequence ATGCCCAACCTTCTCGTTGTCGAAACCAGCGCGCGCGGCGAGGCTTCGATTTCCCGCCAGCTGACCAAACGCCTTGTCGCCAATTGGCTCGAGGTGCACCCGGATGGCGCGGTCGTGCGGCGCGACCTGGCCGTGGATGCGCTGCCGCACGTGACCATGCCGTGGTTGTCGGCCTATTTCACGTCACCGCATGCCCATACCTCGGACATGGCCGAGCAACTGCGTCTCTCGGACGCGCTGGTTGCCGAATTGCTGGCAGCTGACGAGCTTGTCATCGCCACGCCGGTCTACAACTACAATATCCCGGCCAGCCTCAAAGCCTGGATCGATCACATCGTGCGCAAGGGCGTAACGCTTGGCTTCGACGGCAAGGGACTGCTGATCGGCAAGAGAGCCACCGTGGTGCTGGCGTCCGGCGGCATCTATGGCGAGGCCTCGCCCATCAACCACCTCAATTTTGCCCCCCGATACCTCAAGGCCATTCTCAACGTCCTCGGCATCACCGACGTGAGGATTATCCATGGCGAAGGTGCCAAGGCCGTGGATATGGGTGAAGCAACGATGGACACGTTCATCGACGCCGTCGTTCCGAAACTCAATCGCGCTGCGGCCGCCTGA
- a CDS encoding efflux RND transporter periplasmic adaptor subunit, which yields MKYRFLRLTGRILVTAIVVVIACVAAWKLWDDNMNAPWTRDAHVRADVVGVTPDVSGLVAEVLVKDNQAVKKGDALFQVDRQRFAVALAQAQAVVEGKRATLDQAKRNLDRLQRLTASAVSIQQIEEARSTVAEAESESLQASASRDLAQLNLDRSEVRAPVNGIITNLSLRPGDYVAPGTATMALVDTDTMRIEGYFEETKLSRIGIGAKASIRLMGWPNTLSGHVAGIAAGIADRERSSGTLLADINPTFTWVRLAQRVPVHIVLDSDAATKARLVAGTSATVTIDRATAR from the coding sequence ATGAAGTACCGCTTTCTGCGCCTTACCGGCAGGATCCTCGTCACCGCTATCGTCGTTGTCATCGCTTGCGTCGCGGCCTGGAAGCTGTGGGACGACAACATGAATGCCCCATGGACGCGTGATGCGCATGTCCGCGCCGACGTCGTCGGCGTCACGCCTGACGTGTCGGGCCTGGTGGCCGAGGTCCTGGTCAAGGACAACCAGGCGGTGAAGAAGGGCGATGCTCTTTTCCAGGTCGACCGCCAACGCTTCGCGGTGGCGCTCGCTCAGGCGCAGGCGGTGGTGGAGGGGAAGCGGGCAACGCTCGACCAGGCCAAGCGAAACCTCGACCGGCTTCAGCGCCTGACCGCCTCGGCGGTCAGCATCCAGCAGATCGAGGAAGCGCGGTCGACGGTAGCCGAGGCGGAATCGGAAAGCCTGCAGGCCAGCGCATCGCGCGACCTGGCGCAGCTCAATCTGGACCGTTCCGAAGTCCGGGCGCCGGTGAATGGCATCATCACCAATCTCAGCCTTCGCCCGGGAGACTATGTCGCCCCCGGCACGGCCACCATGGCGCTCGTCGACACCGATACGATGCGCATCGAGGGCTATTTCGAGGAGACGAAACTTTCGCGCATAGGGATCGGCGCCAAGGCATCGATCAGGCTGATGGGATGGCCAAACACCCTGTCCGGCCATGTCGCAGGCATCGCCGCGGGGATCGCGGACCGCGAACGCAGCTCGGGCACGTTGCTGGCGGACATCAATCCGACCTTCACCTGGGTGCGGCTCGCGCAGCGCGTTCCCGTGCATATCGTGCTCGACAGCGACGCGGCCACCAAGGCACGGCTGGTTGCCGGGACCTCCGCAACGGTGACCATCGACCGCGCTACGGCACGGTGA
- a CDS encoding TetR/AcrR family transcriptional regulator yields the protein MAVEEEGLRADARANRDRILEVARKALTADPETPLSAIGKAAGVGQGTLYRHFPTREALALAIYRKEINALAALASTLVQEHPPLEAFRLWCAQVADSSAMKRGVARLLQGATSEDDGRETYQQMLLAVRSLIAACETAGAIDRDANADDVLMLLGVLWQIPSHRGRDAQAARIIALIFRGLGAEDEPGSRAGP from the coding sequence ATGGCTGTAGAAGAGGAGGGATTGCGAGCAGACGCCCGCGCCAACCGAGATCGCATACTTGAGGTGGCACGAAAGGCCCTGACCGCCGATCCCGAAACGCCGCTTAGCGCTATCGGCAAGGCAGCCGGAGTTGGGCAAGGCACGCTCTATCGCCACTTCCCGACCCGGGAAGCCCTGGCCCTTGCCATTTATCGCAAGGAGATCAACGCCCTTGCGGCTCTCGCATCCACGCTTGTGCAGGAGCATCCGCCGCTGGAGGCGTTTCGTCTGTGGTGTGCCCAGGTGGCGGATTCCAGCGCCATGAAGCGCGGCGTGGCAAGGCTCCTGCAAGGGGCCACGTCCGAGGATGACGGACGCGAAACCTATCAGCAGATGCTGTTGGCGGTGCGTTCACTCATCGCCGCATGCGAGACCGCCGGCGCGATTGATCGCGATGCAAATGCCGACGATGTTTTGATGCTTCTCGGAGTCCTTTGGCAAATCCCATCCCATCGCGGGAGGGATGCACAGGCAGCGAGGATAATAGCGCTCATCTTCAGGGGGTTGGGTGCCGAAGACGAGCCAGGCAGCCGTGCTGGACCATGA
- the betI gene encoding transcriptional regulator BetI — protein MSVQKSYLLERAMTTQGKRTKIEDIRRVELIAAARRVFLEHGLQGMTSARICREAGMSPGILAYYFKGKDEVLFGMVRHNNRLLMEDVIARLEAARTGWARLEAIVEGNFPASAFTRPIANAWLSVCAEAGVNPQYARLQRLFYRRLRSNLASVFAGMFDTTRLREASFVIAALIDGLWLRKAVADDVGRDEAITLVFRAIRSLLSTGEEQQLRHPAG, from the coding sequence ATGAGCGTACAAAAATCTTATTTGCTAGAAAGAGCAATGACGACTCAGGGCAAGCGGACGAAAATCGAGGACATACGGCGCGTCGAGCTGATTGCCGCCGCCCGCCGCGTATTCCTCGAGCATGGGTTGCAAGGCATGACCTCGGCCCGCATATGCCGTGAAGCCGGCATGTCGCCCGGCATCCTTGCCTATTATTTCAAGGGTAAGGACGAGGTTCTGTTCGGCATGGTGCGCCACAACAATCGCCTGCTGATGGAAGACGTCATAGCGCGACTGGAGGCGGCGCGGACCGGTTGGGCACGGTTGGAAGCGATCGTTGAAGGAAACTTTCCCGCCTCGGCGTTCACCCGCCCCATCGCCAATGCGTGGCTGTCGGTCTGTGCCGAGGCGGGCGTAAATCCGCAATATGCCCGGCTCCAGCGGCTGTTTTACCGCCGATTGCGCTCAAACCTGGCTTCGGTGTTTGCAGGGATGTTCGATACAACACGCCTTCGCGAGGCGAGTTTTGTCATCGCTGCCCTGATCGATGGACTTTGGCTGCGCAAGGCAGTCGCCGACGATGTCGGGCGCGACGAAGCCATAACGCTGGTGTTCAGAGCGATCCGGTCCCTTCTTAGCACCGGGGAGGAACAGCAGTTGCGCCACCCGGCGGGTTGA
- a CDS encoding DapH/DapD/GlmU-related protein produces MNELKKSDRAPYLMCADDVQIGDDVSIGAYVVLYPGTRLGRGARIEHGAIIGRPSQSNPGSVAQPTVQQPTDIGERTIVGAYAIVCSGAMTGPDAYIGDHALIREGARLGERSSVGFSCTVGSKCVIGENTRIQGFCGFPAGTIIESDCAIGPYVVALATTFSPNGRTPDGPVVVRQGARIGSAVQLMPGVEIGAGATVGAASVVTRSVQPGMTVRGTPASANVTRDG; encoded by the coding sequence ATGAACGAGTTGAAGAAGTCCGATCGCGCACCCTACCTTATGTGCGCGGACGATGTTCAAATCGGCGACGACGTCTCCATAGGCGCCTATGTCGTCCTCTATCCCGGAACACGACTGGGCCGCGGAGCCCGTATCGAGCATGGCGCCATAATAGGCAGACCAAGCCAATCGAATCCCGGTTCGGTTGCCCAGCCAACAGTTCAGCAGCCGACCGACATAGGCGAGAGAACCATCGTTGGCGCCTACGCCATCGTCTGCTCCGGCGCGATGACCGGCCCCGACGCCTATATCGGTGACCATGCCCTGATCCGCGAAGGCGCGCGTCTTGGGGAAAGGAGCAGCGTCGGTTTCTCCTGTACGGTGGGAAGCAAGTGCGTCATCGGAGAAAACACAAGAATCCAGGGGTTTTGCGGATTTCCGGCAGGGACCATTATCGAAAGCGACTGTGCCATCGGGCCCTACGTCGTCGCGCTCGCCACCACGTTCAGTCCCAACGGGAGGACACCTGACGGTCCCGTTGTCGTTCGGCAGGGTGCCCGTATCGGCAGCGCCGTCCAATTGATGCCCGGGGTGGAAATTGGTGCCGGCGCAACGGTCGGCGCCGCCTCGGTGGTCACCCGCAGCGTCCAGCCCGGCATGACCGTGCGCGGAACCCCGGCATCCGCCAACGTGACAAGAGATGGATGA
- a CDS encoding FUSC family protein codes for MTLPSWQDWLFSIKAFIASMLALYIALSFDLPRPYWAMAAVYVVANPLAGATSSKGLYRALGTLIGASASVLFLPMFVNSPLLLSMVVALWTGGLLYISMLDRTPRSYVFMLAGYSLPLIALPAVDAPQTIFDIASARSQEIILGIVCASVVAQLLFPIGLSSLLSSRISNWLGDAAAWASDILRGEGGLGVTLLARQKLASDISGLDILISQLGYDAHTRGVTRQARQLRGRLMLLLPLLSSLDDRIHGLKSQDRAIHEEFFTLLGDVGTWLQVVDGPDRAVLFRSRIADLRPAAHAVDWDSLILDSALARLREIVDAWHDCLVLKKQIATGDSRGERLAFRRRRTFSRTRHHDYGMLFFYAGSVILAVLAASALWIYSGWAEGAGFVLMVAVGSSFFAAADRPAPLLLSMFVWCTVSLAVTALYQFAILPMVQSFPLLVLVLAPPFLVLGTLIPRPQLSMLAMLLTVNTASFIALSDRFSADFVSFADGGLAALAGVGFALVWTLVVRPFGGEIAARRLVHAGWSDLAQLAAGDRVEDQRRLAGRMLDRLGQLVPRLAGTENKALSTIDGYAEIRLGLNIVELQRMRNRLTPDERREVGIVLSAVAELFKERLRLGAAVTAPPRLLARIDRALATVAGRQATPARRSADALVGLRRALYRNAAPPIYSTMSEPMLLVAE; via the coding sequence ATGACGCTCCCTTCCTGGCAAGACTGGCTGTTTTCGATCAAGGCGTTCATCGCCTCGATGCTGGCGCTCTATATCGCGCTGTCATTCGACCTGCCGCGCCCTTACTGGGCCATGGCCGCTGTCTACGTCGTGGCCAATCCGCTTGCCGGCGCGACCTCCTCCAAGGGGCTCTACCGCGCGCTCGGCACACTGATAGGCGCGTCGGCGTCAGTCCTTTTCTTGCCGATGTTCGTCAATTCGCCGCTGCTGTTGAGCATGGTCGTGGCGTTGTGGACTGGCGGGCTGCTTTATATTTCGATGCTGGACCGGACGCCGCGCAGCTATGTCTTCATGCTGGCCGGCTATTCGCTTCCGCTGATCGCGCTGCCGGCGGTCGATGCGCCCCAGACGATCTTCGATATCGCCTCGGCCCGCAGCCAGGAGATCATCCTTGGCATCGTTTGCGCCAGCGTGGTCGCGCAATTGCTGTTCCCGATCGGGCTGTCTTCGCTCTTGTCCTCGCGCATTTCCAACTGGCTTGGCGATGCCGCTGCATGGGCGAGCGACATCCTGCGCGGCGAGGGCGGGCTTGGGGTAACCTTGCTGGCCCGGCAGAAGCTGGCATCGGACATTTCAGGGCTCGACATCCTCATCAGCCAGCTCGGTTACGATGCCCATACGCGCGGCGTCACGCGACAGGCGCGACAGTTGCGCGGGCGGTTGATGTTGCTGCTGCCGCTGCTGTCGTCGCTCGATGACCGCATCCATGGCCTGAAGTCGCAGGACCGCGCGATCCACGAGGAGTTCTTCACCCTTCTCGGTGATGTCGGAACCTGGCTCCAAGTGGTGGACGGTCCTGACCGCGCCGTTCTGTTCCGCTCCCGCATTGCTGATTTGCGGCCGGCCGCGCACGCGGTCGACTGGGACAGCCTCATCCTCGACAGCGCCTTGGCCAGGCTGAGGGAGATCGTCGACGCCTGGCACGACTGCCTGGTGTTGAAAAAGCAGATCGCGACAGGCGATTCGCGGGGCGAAAGGCTCGCCTTCCGCCGTCGCCGCACTTTCTCGCGCACCCGCCATCACGACTACGGTATGTTGTTCTTCTATGCCGGTTCCGTGATCCTCGCCGTGCTGGCGGCCAGCGCCCTGTGGATTTATTCGGGCTGGGCGGAAGGCGCCGGCTTCGTGCTGATGGTGGCGGTCGGGAGTTCGTTCTTCGCCGCCGCCGATCGGCCCGCGCCGCTTCTCCTGTCGATGTTCGTCTGGTGCACGGTCAGCCTGGCGGTCACCGCCCTCTACCAGTTCGCCATCCTGCCGATGGTTCAAAGCTTCCCCTTGCTGGTTCTCGTACTGGCGCCGCCTTTCCTCGTGCTCGGCACGCTCATTCCCAGGCCTCAGCTCAGCATGCTGGCGATGCTGCTCACCGTGAACACCGCATCCTTCATTGCCCTCAGCGACCGGTTTTCCGCCGATTTCGTCTCGTTCGCCGATGGTGGCCTCGCCGCCCTGGCGGGTGTGGGTTTCGCGCTGGTGTGGACGCTGGTGGTGAGGCCATTCGGCGGGGAGATCGCAGCCCGGCGCCTGGTGCATGCCGGCTGGTCGGACCTTGCCCAACTCGCCGCCGGCGATCGCGTCGAGGACCAACGCCGGCTCGCCGGCCGCATGCTCGATCGTCTCGGCCAGCTCGTGCCCAGGCTCGCGGGGACGGAGAACAAGGCGCTGTCGACAATCGATGGCTATGCGGAAATCAGGCTCGGCCTGAACATCGTGGAACTGCAGCGGATGCGCAACCGCCTCACGCCCGACGAGAGGCGCGAGGTCGGCATCGTCCTGTCGGCCGTCGCCGAGCTGTTCAAGGAGCGCCTGCGCCTTGGCGCGGCCGTCACAGCGCCGCCGCGGCTGCTGGCGCGTATCGATCGCGCCCTCGCCACGGTCGCGGGCCGTCAGGCCACGCCGGCCCGGCGGTCGGCGGACGCGCTGGTCGGGCTGCGGCGGGCGCTGTACCGGAACGCCGCGCCACCGATTTATTCGACAATGTCGGAACCCATGCTGCTGGTGGCGGAGTAG
- a CDS encoding alcohol dehydrogenase catalytic domain-containing protein — MLAAVLEHAGQPLHIMSVPRPEPGPGEILVRLEASGICHTDVHVWQGHLRPASGQAAAILGHEGVGRVVRTGAGVTGWRVGERAGVAWLHDACGCCDECHADMESFCQHQRAHGFDVAGTFAEYVVADARFAARVPDQGDAAMLAPLMCAGLTAFGALKRAEVVAGEVCAVFGCGGLGLYAIQIARRLGAVVIAVDTDEAKLRLAASLGAEHTLLASPGLAGDWPARLRAHVCINFAPTPASWDAMTAAIRPRGRIIAAAMVSQPVPLSQEWLTATGVWITGTSVGTRAQMRELMQLHEAQPLEAQVERVTLAEVTSALGRLKAGTAEGRQAIVFGAGV; from the coding sequence ATGCTTGCGGCCGTGCTGGAACACGCCGGCCAGCCGTTGCACATCATGAGCGTGCCGCGGCCGGAACCGGGTCCCGGAGAAATACTGGTCCGTCTGGAGGCCAGCGGCATATGCCATACCGATGTGCATGTGTGGCAAGGGCATCTGCGGCCGGCTTCGGGGCAAGCGGCGGCGATTCTTGGCCATGAGGGCGTGGGCAGGGTGGTGCGGACGGGTGCCGGCGTCACGGGCTGGCGGGTTGGCGAGCGGGCGGGCGTCGCCTGGCTGCATGACGCCTGCGGCTGCTGCGATGAATGCCACGCCGACATGGAATCCTTCTGCCAGCACCAGCGCGCCCATGGCTTCGATGTCGCGGGCACTTTTGCCGAATATGTCGTGGCCGATGCGCGTTTCGCTGCGCGCGTGCCGGACCAAGGCGATGCGGCCATGCTGGCGCCTTTGATGTGCGCGGGCCTGACCGCTTTCGGGGCGCTGAAGCGGGCGGAGGTCGTTGCCGGCGAGGTCTGTGCCGTGTTCGGCTGCGGTGGCCTGGGCCTTTATGCGATCCAGATCGCCCGGCGGCTCGGCGCGGTGGTCATCGCCGTCGACACGGATGAGGCCAAGCTCCGCCTCGCGGCTTCACTTGGCGCCGAACACACGCTTCTTGCCTCGCCCGGTCTGGCTGGTGATTGGCCGGCGCGGCTGCGTGCCCATGTCTGCATCAATTTTGCGCCGACACCGGCGAGCTGGGATGCGATGACCGCGGCCATCCGTCCGCGCGGCAGGATCATCGCCGCGGCCATGGTCTCGCAACCGGTACCCCTCAGCCAGGAATGGCTCACCGCCACCGGTGTCTGGATAACCGGCACCAGCGTGGGCACGCGCGCGCAGATGCGTGAACTGATGCAATTGCACGAGGCGCAGCCGCTAGAGGCTCAGGTCGAGCGCGTCACGCTCGCGGAAGTGACCAGCGCGCTGGGGCGGTTGAAAGCGGGCACCGCCGAAGGACGGCAGGCGATTGTCTTTGGTGCCGGTGTCTGA
- a CDS encoding 50S ribosomal protein L21 gives MFAVIKTGGKQYRVAANDLLKIEKVEANVGDIVEIGHVLAHGEGENVTFGAPFVDGALVTAEVVEQGKNRTVIAFKKRRRQNSRRKIGHRQLLTTVRISEILLGGAKPTKKAAVKAEAKAEVAAEAAPKEAKAKKEAKAEAAPKDEAKAETAAAPLFKAPKGEPDDLTVIKGIGPVAAKDLAEQGIITFAQLAKLTDKDVAKIDEHMPFSADQIKDWREQAKELAKK, from the coding sequence ATGTTCGCAGTCATTAAAACGGGCGGCAAGCAGTATCGCGTCGCCGCCAACGATCTCCTGAAGATCGAAAAAGTCGAAGCCAATGTCGGCGATATCGTCGAGATCGGCCACGTGCTCGCGCATGGCGAGGGCGAGAATGTCACGTTCGGCGCGCCGTTCGTCGATGGCGCCCTGGTTACCGCCGAAGTCGTCGAGCAGGGCAAGAACCGCACGGTCATCGCTTTCAAGAAGCGCCGCCGCCAGAATTCGCGCCGCAAGATCGGCCATCGCCAGCTTTTGACCACCGTGCGGATCTCCGAGATCCTGCTGGGTGGCGCCAAGCCGACCAAGAAGGCGGCCGTGAAGGCGGAAGCCAAGGCCGAAGTCGCCGCCGAGGCCGCGCCGAAGGAAGCCAAGGCCAAGAAGGAAGCCAAGGCGGAAGCTGCACCGAAGGACGAGGCGAAGGCCGAGACGGCCGCCGCGCCGCTGTTCAAGGCGCCGAAAGGCGAGCCGGACGACCTGACCGTGATCAAGGGCATCGGCCCGGTCGCCGCCAAGGATCTCGCCGAGCAGGGCATTATCACCTTCGCGCAACTGGCCAAGCTGACCGACAAGGACGTCGCCAAGATCGACGAGCACATGCCGTTCAGCGCCGACCAGATCAAGGACTGGCGCGAACAGGCCAAGGAACTGGCCAAGAAGTAA
- the rpmA gene encoding 50S ribosomal protein L27, whose amino-acid sequence MAHKKAGGSSRNGRDSHSKRLGVKKFGGEAVIPGNIIIRQRGTTWHPGVNVGMGTDHTLFALESGAVTFNKKANGRTYVSVNPITKAAE is encoded by the coding sequence ATGGCACACAAGAAAGCTGGCGGCTCGTCGCGCAACGGTCGCGACTCGCATTCCAAGCGTCTGGGCGTGAAGAAGTTCGGCGGCGAAGCCGTCATCCCGGGCAACATCATCATTCGTCAACGCGGCACCACCTGGCATCCCGGCGTCAATGTCGGCATGGGCACGGACCATACCCTTTTTGCGCTCGAATCCGGCGCCGTGACGTTCAACAAAAAAGCCAACGGCCGAACCTACGTATCGGTCAACCCGATTACCAAAGCCGCGGAGTAG
- a CDS encoding DUF1656 domain-containing protein: MQSDISIGGVYLPGLLVLMLAAFVVARIVWQVLSWTGLYSFVWHRALFNFALYILILGALSSLSNRLLS; encoded by the coding sequence ATGCAAAGCGATATCAGCATAGGCGGCGTCTATCTGCCGGGTCTTCTCGTCCTGATGCTGGCGGCCTTCGTCGTGGCGCGGATCGTCTGGCAAGTGTTGTCGTGGACGGGACTCTATTCCTTCGTCTGGCACAGGGCACTCTTCAATTTCGCGCTCTACATCCTCATCCTCGGGGCATTGTCCTCGCTTTCGAATCGGCTGTTGTCATGA